A stretch of DNA from Sphingomonas sp. SORGH_AS_0879:
GAAAGCGCCCGCCGCCTGACCGCCGCCCGTCGTATGGTCGATGCCGAACGCGAGGCGCGGCTGGCCGAGCTGGGCGCGCTGGCGGCGACGATCGCGCACGACCTGCGCAACCCGCTCGGCATCGTCCAGATGGCCGCGACCGGCGCCCCACCCGAGGTCCGCAGCGAAATCGGCGAGCAGGTGGCGCGGATGAACCATCTCGTCACCGACATCCTCGATTATGCCCGCGCATGGACGGTCGTGCCGCAGCCGCTCCGCGTCGCCGACTTCGTCGCGTCGATCGGCGTCGAGGCGGACGTACCCGAAGGGCTGATGGTGGCGGCCGATCGCCACGCGCTGCTGCGCGCGCTGACAAACCTCGTCGACAATGCCCGTGCGCTCGGCACCCGTGTTGCGATTATCGCCGAGGCCGGGCCGCCGACCACGATCGACATATGCGACGACGGCCCCGGCATCGCGCCCGAGATCCGCGCCAGCCTGTTCCGCCCCTTCGTCTCGCGCCGCCCCGGCGGCACCGGCCTTGGCCTCGCCATCGTCCGCCGGATCATGGAGGCGCATGGCGGCACCGTCACGCTCGTCCAGCGACCCGGCTGGTCGACCTGTTTCCGCCTCACCTTCGGAGCGTCCCGATGATCCTGCTCGCCGATGACGAACCCGCCTTCCAGCGGCTGACCGGTGCGTGGCTACGGGGGCTGGGCCATGAGGTCGAGATCGCGGGGGATGGCGACGAGGCGGTGGCGGCGTTCAAGGCCCAACCCGCCGACCTCGTCCTGCTCGACCTCGCCATGCCGCCGCATCACGACCCGGCGGCGGGGCTGGCGCTGATCCCGGCCTTCGCGCCCGCAGCGGTGGTGGTGATGACCGGCCACGCCGACCACGCGCTGGCGCTGAAGGCGGTCGAGGCAGGCGCGTGGGATTTCCTCGCCAAACCAGTCGATCCCGACATGCTGCGCGTCGTCGTCGGCCGCGCTCTGGAGCGGGCGCGGCTCGCGCGCGAGGTCGCGACCCTGCGAGCGCAGGCGGGGGCAGAGGAGGATATGGGACTGGTCGGCACCTCGCCGACGATGGCTGGGTTGCGCGACCTGATCCGCCGCGTCGCGCCGACCCGGCTCCCCGCCCTCGTGCTGGGGCCGAGCGGCACCGGCAAGGAACTGGTCGCCCGCGCGATCCACGCCGCCTCGCCGCGCGCCACCCGGCCGCTGGTTCCGATCCACTGCGGCGCGGTACCGGCCGAATTGCTGGAAAGCGAGTTGTTCGGGCATCTGAAGGGTAGCTTCACCGGCGCCACCGTCGATCGGCCCGGCCTGATCGAGACCGCGCATGGCGGCACACTGTTCCTCGACGAGATCGGCGAGATGCCCGCCGCCATGCAGGTCAAGCTGCTGCGCTTCCTCAACGACGGCAGCTATCAGCCGGTCGGCGCCCGTGCCCCGCGCGAGGCAGATGTGCGGATCGTCGCGGCCACCCACCGCGACCTTGCCGCCGCCGTGGCGGAGGGTAGTTTCCGGGAGGATCTGTTCTACCGGCTCAAGGGCGTGGTGCTGCGGACGCCGTCACTGGCCGAGCGGGCGACGGATGTGCCGCTGCTCGCCAGACTGTTCCTGCGAAGGGCGAGCGAAGGCCGGGCCAGCCTCTCGCCGGACGCGCTGGACTGGGTGACCGGCCGATCCTGGCCCGGCAACGTCCGCGAATTGCGCGCGGCCGTCGAATGCGCCGCAGCACTGGCGATGCCGGGCGCGGCGGGCACCATCGTCACCGCCGCCGACCTCGCCTTCGCGGTCGGCGACACCCCGTCAGAAAGCGTCGTCCCCGCCGCCCCTCAAAGTCTCGAAGAAGAAGTCGCCGCGCTGGAACGCCGTCGCATTGTCGAGGCACTGGCGCGCACTGGCCACAACCACACTCATACCGCCCGCGAACTGGGCCTGTCGCGAGTCGGCCTGCTCAAGAAGATGGATCGGATGGGGCTGCGCTGATTCCGTCCTGTAACCACGCCGGTCAGCCTCTCGTCCTCCGGCCCGCCGACTCACGCGTCGGGCGCGCACAGCGCAGATGCTTCGGAAGGAGGTTGATGGTTTCGGGCGAGGGCAGATGCCCAGTGACGATGGGCAGGCGGTCCACGACATCCGCCAGGATCTCCAGCCGCGTCGCTCCCGCATAGCGAACGGCATTTTCGCCGCCGATCTGCTGCCCGAGGAGGTCGGCCCGCGTCTCTTCGAAGGTCTGCAACGCCTTCAGCTCGGTGCTGACCATGTGTCGACCGCTATGTACGGCCTGGCCCGGCTTGATGAGCGTCAACAGCGGCTTGATCTTCAGCCAGATGGTGTTGAAGAACACATCGCCCAACGGTCGGCCGCCCTTGCCGGGCACGATTTCCGGAAAGAGATATTCTTCGCCTGCCGCCCGCATCGCGGCGACGTAGTCCAGCAGGCCGAGCCGACGAAGTTCCGCGCAGATGGGAACCTTCCGAGTGCTCTTGGCGGTCTTGACCCGCCCGGCACGGGTATTGCGGATGTCGAAATAGGGGACGCCATCTTCCTCGCCGATGTCCTCGACGAGCAGCTTGCACGCTTCCTCACGCCGCATACCCGAGTACCAGACGATCGGCATGATCCAATAGGCCGCATCATGCCAGATCCGGCCGCCACTGCCCTTCGCGAACCGGTCGTCCAGCGTCATGCTGCCGGTCCAGATCCTGAGCGCGAACAGTTCCTGAACCTGCTGGATGGTGTAGGGATCTCGCTCCGTCCGTTCGTCGCGCTCCTCTTCCACCAGAATGTAGTCGGAGAAATCGAGCGCCCGCATCGTCGTCTTGCTGGCAAGCCATGTGCACAGCTTTTTCAGGTTGGCGAAATGCCTGTTAATCGTACCGACATCCAAACCAATCGTGAAAGTGATGCGTTCTTTGTGCTTCTCCGCTTCCTCCACCCGGTCGGCGGCCTCGACGCAGATGTCCTCGATCGTCATAGGCTCGTGCCGCGATGACTTGTGGTGCGTGGAAGGCATGCGGTTGAGTTGGTCGTAGAACCGGTTGAGATCCTCCTGCCTCGTTCGCGCCAGCGGCTTGCCGCCATTCGACTTACCGAACAGGAAGGCGGCCGCCTTGAACTGACGCCGTTGACTGTCGCCCCAGGTCTTAGCCTGTGACTTCGACCTGTTAACGCCCGCTTTGGTCGTTGCGACGCGTCCTCGGGCCTTTGGCTTGAGGCTCATATACGCCTCGACGACCTCCAACGGGGTCATGCGCGCATAGCGCTGCCGTTCGGCTTTCTCGTCCTCCCCATCCTCCTCATCCCATTGCTCGGGGTCTGCCGCTACATTCGCTGCGGTGGGCACGGACGTGACACCGGCTGTCGGGGCCACGGTCTGTGAATGGGAAGGAGCCACCATGCCCAGGGGCCGTATAATGGCCGCCGCAACGGCCATCCGGTTAGCCATATCCTGCAACACTGGATCGGCGTACGACGACGCGGCCGCCGCTCGTGCCTGGCACATGATCTGACGGGCCGCCTCACTCCGACCGTCGGAGTCGTCGATCCCCACGCGACGCAACAGGTCACGCGCCTCGTTCAGCAAATGCTCTGGCAGGTCTGGGGCTCGACCAAGCATCGCATAGAGGTGCTCACGCGCTTGGTCGTCGAGGTCGGCGAAACGACGCTCGAAGCCGCCAACGTACTCCAGTCCAAGAAAATCGCTGAAGCCATTGTCCGCGAAATCGCGGTTCACCGCGCCATAGATGGCCCGCATCTGGGCGAAGCGTTCCGCGACATGGCCTTCGCCGTCCTGCTGGATCGACTGGTGTTGATAGGCGAGCATGTTCCGGTATCGGATCATCTCCTCCTGGAACACGGCACTGGCCTGGTCGGCGGTCAGGCCGTCACGCTCAATCTTCTCGTACAGGCTCATCCGTACCGTCTCGCTCCGCCCGGTCATCGCGACCGCGCGTTGGCGCGCGACCGGCTGCTCCTTCGTCAGAAGACTGACCATCGTCACAACGGTTATAGGATTTGCGCTCGCGGGCGCCAAACGCAGCCTTCGACGCCACCAATAGACCGCGCTGCGGCGGGTGACGTTCTCGATCGCTGGCATCAGGGACTGGCTCCATCGACTGGCGTCAGTTGACGCCACTGCGATGGTCGAAGTCCCGCTAAGTTACCGAAAACCGCAGTTTTAGGTCCCCTTAGCTGGGGCAATCAGTGACTGGCTGGGGCGGCAGGATTCGAACCTGCGTATGACGGTACCAAAAACCGTTGCCTTACCGCTTGGCGACGCCCCAGTGGAGAGGCGCGCCTTATACCGGGCGCGCCGCTCTTGAAAAGCCCCTAAACAGGGGAAATCTTCAGCCCAGGCGGCGCATCCAGCCATGGGGATCGGGGGCCTGGCCGCGCTGGATCGAGACCAGCTGCTCGCGAAGACGGGTGGTCAGCTGGCCGGGGCCGCCGCTGCCAATGGTAAAGCGGCCCGCAGGCTCCGCAACGCTGCCGATCGGGGTGACGACCGCCGCCGTGCCGCAGGCAAAGGCTTCGACCAGGCGACCGCTGGCGGCGTCGGCGCGCCATTGATCGATGGCATAGGGCTCCTCGCGCACCGTCAGGCCTTGGGCACGGGCGATGGTCAGGATCGAATCGCGGGTAATGCCGGGCAGGATCGTGCCGGTCAGCGGCGGCGTCACCAGCGAGCCGTCGTCGAACACGAAGAAGACATTCATGCCGCCCAGTTCCTCGACCCAGCGGCGCTCGACCGCATCGAGGAAGACCACCTGGTCACAGCCGTTCGCGATCGCTTCCTTCTGGGCGAGCAGGCTGGCGGCGTAATTCCCACCGCACTTGGCCGCACCCGTGCCGCCCGGCGCCGCGCGGGTATAGCCCTGGCTGACCCAGATCGACACGGCGGGCGCCCCGCCCTTGAAATAGGCGCCCACCGATGAGGCGATGACCATGTAGAGATATTCCGCGGACGGCTTCACGCCCAGGAACACCTCGCTCGCGAACATGAAGGGGCGCAGATAGAGCGCGCCGCCATCCTGTTCGGGAATCCAGTTCCGCTCGATCTCGACCAGCCGCTCGACCGATTCGAGGAACAGATTCTCGGGCAGTTCGGGCATCGCCATGCGACGCGCCGAATCCTGAAAACGCCGCGCATTCGCCTCGGGCCGGAACAGCGCGGTGCCGCCATCGGCAAGGCGATAGGCCTTCATCCCCTCGAAGATTTCCTGCGCATAATGCAGGACCGAAGCCGCCGGATCGACGCTGAGCGGTGCGCGCGCGGTGATCTGTGCATCGTGCCAGCCCTTGTCGTCGCTATAGCGGATCAGTGCCATGTGATCGGTGAAGACGCGACCGAAGCCCGGATCGACCAGACGCGCCGCCCGCTCGCTCGCCGCAACCGGAGTCGCGCAAGGATCGAACCGAAACGTAAGGGATTGTGCCGCGTCCATGATCATCTCTCTGTTTTGGGTTGCCGTGGCCTAGGCCCTGTGTCTAGACGGGTCAACATGGCTGCCTCTAACCAGTCCGCGTCGGCACAATTTCTCCGCGAGCCCGAACTCCGCAGGGGCATGGAATTGCTGTATTTCGGCAATAGCCACCTCGTGCGATCCATCGACCGCGGTCTCGCCGCGCAAGGGTTGGGCCGTGCCCATCACCGCGCCCTGTACTTCATGGCTCGCAAGCCCGACATGACGGTCAGCGAGTTGCTGTCGCTGCTCGCGATCACCAAACAGTCGCTGGGTCGTGTGCTCAACGAACTGGCGAGCCGCGACCTGATCGAGACGCGGCCGGGCGATCGCGACCGGCGGCAGAGGCTGCTGCGTCTGACGCCCGCCGGCGCGAAGATGGAAGCGGAGTTGTTCGACGCGCTGCGCGAAAAGCTTTCCAAGGCCTATGCGCGGGCCGGGCAGCAGGCGGTGACGGGGTTCTGGACCGTACTGGAGGGGTTCATCCCCGAGCAGGAACGCGCCCGGATCGAGGATTTGCGGACCAACGACGGCTGATTTCGCGCGGCGGCGTGGCGAGGGAACAAAGCCGCTTTAATCTTAGAATCGCTAGAAGGCGACAGGGGGTGAGGCAACGCTCCCCCAAGCTGCACAGCTCTTCGCCTCTGCGGGAAACACGTCCTCAGCCCCGAGCGGCGGCGGCCATCTCACGATTGCGCCGTTCCGAAGCGGCCAGCGTGTCGGCCATCAGCCGCAACAATGCGTCATCGGCGTCCAGCACATTCAACCCGGCGCGGGTCGAGCCGCCGGAGCTCGCCACCCGGTCGGCCAGCGTGGCGGCCGATGCGTCGGCGGCCATGGCCATCGCCCCTGCCCCGTCGACCGTCGCGAGCGCCAATCGCTGCGCCAGTTCGGGTGCGAGGCCCAGGGCCGCTCCGGCCTGCGCCAGTGCGTCGATAAAGCGAAAGACAAAGGCCGGACCACAGCCCGCCAGCGCGGTGACGGCATCGAACCGCGCCTCGTCCTCGACCCAGGGCGCGATTCCCAGCGGCGTCGCCAGCGCTTCCGCCGCCGCACGGACGGCCGGATCGGTCGAACTCGTGTAAAGCGCCGTCACCCCCTGCCCGATCGCGACCGGCAGGTTTGGCATCATCCGCACCACCGAATCGGCGGGAATACGCGACGCCAAGGCCTGTTCCTCCACCCCCGCC
This window harbors:
- a CDS encoding sensor histidine kinase KdpD — its product is MAEWRDRLAEAPNEAALGEVARGLLRQRLNLPVDGPTLAITGEAVSLDGWNDAPAATRHVAERFAGLVAESARRLTAARRMVDAEREARLAELGALAATIAHDLRNPLGIVQMAATGAPPEVRSEIGEQVARMNHLVTDILDYARAWTVVPQPLRVADFVASIGVEADVPEGLMVAADRHALLRALTNLVDNARALGTRVAIIAEAGPPTTIDICDDGPGIAPEIRASLFRPFVSRRPGGTGLGLAIVRRIMEAHGGTVTLVQRPGWSTCFRLTFGASR
- a CDS encoding sigma-54 dependent transcriptional regulator, yielding MILLADDEPAFQRLTGAWLRGLGHEVEIAGDGDEAVAAFKAQPADLVLLDLAMPPHHDPAAGLALIPAFAPAAVVVMTGHADHALALKAVEAGAWDFLAKPVDPDMLRVVVGRALERARLAREVATLRAQAGAEEDMGLVGTSPTMAGLRDLIRRVAPTRLPALVLGPSGTGKELVARAIHAASPRATRPLVPIHCGAVPAELLESELFGHLKGSFTGATVDRPGLIETAHGGTLFLDEIGEMPAAMQVKLLRFLNDGSYQPVGARAPREADVRIVAATHRDLAAAVAEGSFREDLFYRLKGVVLRTPSLAERATDVPLLARLFLRRASEGRASLSPDALDWVTGRSWPGNVRELRAAVECAAALAMPGAAGTIVTAADLAFAVGDTPSESVVPAAPQSLEEEVAALERRRIVEALARTGHNHTHTARELGLSRVGLLKKMDRMGLR
- a CDS encoding integrase; protein product: MPAIENVTRRSAVYWWRRRLRLAPASANPITVVTMVSLLTKEQPVARQRAVAMTGRSETVRMSLYEKIERDGLTADQASAVFQEEMIRYRNMLAYQHQSIQQDGEGHVAERFAQMRAIYGAVNRDFADNGFSDFLGLEYVGGFERRFADLDDQAREHLYAMLGRAPDLPEHLLNEARDLLRRVGIDDSDGRSEAARQIMCQARAAAASSYADPVLQDMANRMAVAAAIIRPLGMVAPSHSQTVAPTAGVTSVPTAANVAADPEQWDEEDGEDEKAERQRYARMTPLEVVEAYMSLKPKARGRVATTKAGVNRSKSQAKTWGDSQRRQFKAAAFLFGKSNGGKPLARTRQEDLNRFYDQLNRMPSTHHKSSRHEPMTIEDICVEAADRVEEAEKHKERITFTIGLDVGTINRHFANLKKLCTWLASKTTMRALDFSDYILVEEERDERTERDPYTIQQVQELFALRIWTGSMTLDDRFAKGSGGRIWHDAAYWIMPIVWYSGMRREEACKLLVEDIGEEDGVPYFDIRNTRAGRVKTAKSTRKVPICAELRRLGLLDYVAAMRAAGEEYLFPEIVPGKGGRPLGDVFFNTIWLKIKPLLTLIKPGQAVHSGRHMVSTELKALQTFEETRADLLGQQIGGENAVRYAGATRLEILADVVDRLPIVTGHLPSPETINLLPKHLRCARPTRESAGRRTRG
- a CDS encoding branched-chain amino acid aminotransferase translates to MDAAQSLTFRFDPCATPVAASERAARLVDPGFGRVFTDHMALIRYSDDKGWHDAQITARAPLSVDPAASVLHYAQEIFEGMKAYRLADGGTALFRPEANARRFQDSARRMAMPELPENLFLESVERLVEIERNWIPEQDGGALYLRPFMFASEVFLGVKPSAEYLYMVIASSVGAYFKGGAPAVSIWVSQGYTRAAPGGTGAAKCGGNYAASLLAQKEAIANGCDQVVFLDAVERRWVEELGGMNVFFVFDDGSLVTPPLTGTILPGITRDSILTIARAQGLTVREEPYAIDQWRADAASGRLVEAFACGTAAVVTPIGSVAEPAGRFTIGSGGPGQLTTRLREQLVSIQRGQAPDPHGWMRRLG
- a CDS encoding helix-turn-helix domain-containing protein, encoding MAASNQSASAQFLREPELRRGMELLYFGNSHLVRSIDRGLAAQGLGRAHHRALYFMARKPDMTVSELLSLLAITKQSLGRVLNELASRDLIETRPGDRDRRQRLLRLTPAGAKMEAELFDALREKLSKAYARAGQQAVTGFWTVLEGFIPEQERARIEDLRTNDG
- a CDS encoding pyrroline-5-carboxylate reductase family protein; this encodes MSFPDGPIWLIGCGNMAGAMLRRWLSSGLDPRQVTVITRSGRAAPEGVRSLTALPTDETPAILMLGFKPQQLDDIAPTLAHLRPALLLSILAGVEEQALASRIPADSVVRMMPNLPVAIGQGVTALYTSSTDPAVRAAAEALATPLGIAPWVEDEARFDAVTALAGCGPAFVFRFIDALAQAGAALGLAPELAQRLALATVDGAGAMAMAADASAATLADRVASSGGSTRAGLNVLDADDALLRLMADTLAASERRNREMAAAARG